The following are from one region of the Paenibacillus bovis genome:
- a CDS encoding DUF1269 domain-containing protein, whose product MMENVMTVVFKEESKTYQALSELKNLRLSEQFTVLEAAIVKKEGGQVQFKDGFSADGAVAGKWITGGLLGSLIGILGGPLGVLLGGSIGSMIGASMAADKLSDDVGMIQATVRQLDEGQLALIAIVQEENMNGLNQVLNPLDPEFMMRRDVNEVSAEVDQAREVERELEKEARERMRSQRLEEFKDKAEDIRDRVREQFDKLKQRF is encoded by the coding sequence ATGATGGAAAATGTAATGACGGTCGTATTCAAAGAAGAAAGTAAAACGTATCAGGCGCTATCCGAACTCAAGAATTTGCGGCTTAGTGAACAATTTACGGTACTGGAAGCGGCAATTGTCAAAAAAGAAGGCGGGCAGGTACAGTTCAAAGACGGATTCAGCGCAGATGGAGCGGTAGCCGGCAAGTGGATCACCGGAGGTCTGCTCGGTTCGCTCATCGGCATACTCGGCGGGCCTCTGGGCGTGCTGCTGGGCGGCAGTATTGGCTCCATGATCGGAGCTTCCATGGCAGCAGACAAGCTGTCCGACGATGTAGGCATGATTCAAGCGACCGTTCGGCAGCTGGATGAAGGACAGCTGGCTCTGATCGCGATTGTACAGGAAGAGAATATGAATGGACTCAATCAGGTGCTGAATCCGCTGGACCCCGAATTTATGATGCGGAGGGATGTCAATGAAGTCAGCGCCGAAGTTGATCAGGCACGTGAGGTAGAGCGCGAACTTGAGAAAGAAGCCCGGGAGCGCATGCGAAGCCAGCGCCTGGAAGAATTCAAGGACAAGGCAGAAGATATCCGCGATCGGGTACGTGAGCAGTTCGATAAACTAAAGCAGCGTTTCTAA
- a CDS encoding helix-turn-helix domain-containing protein, with translation MRKFYFHTVITNELNSKDLNLNKISQLTGINRGTLSVVLGKDASKLPSIDHLDKITQALGYPEGWFYDHYIEEYFQDHTPHWKKLKPLLHRCIQLNFSKKVEKILNSLIEDESQVSHIFNLAEHWYTEGQRQELILFYETVIKNEKNRHSERNIISHYRIFFLTTDDNDVEARLRAAIRLEAYYKELEIGYRLDALLKCISIYFIHRNWRKICKYCEEMRELAFKVYSEQLHMKIKKNGEPYLKTKRSLIVYYAHGYMINGTAWEEQGEYEKALTYIKYYKDLTWFESFDEVGKEEMNRIHIYARANELNLHVLMGNISRLPEYLQFLEQHPHEILPGMVTVLQAANKHDFSLDDVYATLLQHLEYIESDAHLKDNYYDNANTMDMMEKLYRQLAVYHFRQANYSKGIEYMSKCLAIANQINKKSEFTEYPELLKVLKEWSLLMERNQKADSTD, from the coding sequence ATGAGAAAGTTCTATTTCCATACTGTGATCACTAACGAATTAAATAGCAAAGATCTTAATTTAAATAAAATCAGCCAACTAACCGGTATCAATCGCGGAACTTTAAGTGTTGTGTTAGGAAAAGATGCTTCCAAATTACCTTCTATTGATCATCTAGATAAAATTACTCAAGCTTTAGGCTATCCCGAAGGATGGTTTTATGATCATTATATTGAGGAATACTTCCAGGATCATACACCTCACTGGAAAAAATTGAAGCCTCTATTACATAGATGTATTCAATTAAACTTTTCTAAAAAAGTAGAAAAAATACTAAATTCGCTTATAGAAGATGAATCTCAAGTATCGCATATATTTAATTTAGCCGAACATTGGTATACAGAAGGTCAGCGCCAAGAGTTGATTTTATTTTATGAAACTGTCATTAAAAATGAAAAAAATCGTCATAGTGAACGTAATATAATTAGCCATTATCGTATTTTCTTTCTTACTACTGATGATAATGATGTAGAAGCCAGACTCCGTGCTGCAATCCGATTGGAAGCTTACTATAAAGAATTAGAAATTGGTTATAGATTAGATGCATTATTAAAATGTATCAGTATTTATTTCATTCATCGTAATTGGAGAAAAATTTGTAAATATTGTGAAGAAATGCGAGAACTGGCATTTAAGGTTTATAGTGAGCAATTGCATATGAAGATCAAGAAAAATGGAGAGCCTTATTTAAAAACCAAACGTTCTCTTATAGTATATTATGCGCATGGATATATGATTAATGGTACAGCTTGGGAAGAGCAAGGGGAATATGAAAAAGCATTAACTTATATTAAATATTACAAAGACCTTACATGGTTCGAAAGCTTTGATGAAGTAGGGAAAGAAGAAATGAATAGAATTCATATTTATGCTAGAGCAAATGAATTGAATTTACATGTTTTAATGGGGAATATATCCAGGCTTCCAGAATACCTGCAATTTCTCGAACAGCATCCTCATGAAATTTTGCCGGGCATGGTTACTGTTCTGCAAGCAGCTAACAAGCATGACTTTTCTCTTGATGATGTATATGCAACGTTATTGCAGCATCTCGAATATATCGAAAGCGATGCCCATTTAAAAGATAATTATTACGATAATGCCAACACAATGGATATGATGGAAAAGCTATATCGCCAGCTCGCCGTATACCATTTCCGCCAGGCAAATTACTCCAAAGGTATCGAATACATGTCCAAATGTCTCGCTATCGCTAATCAGATCAACAAGAAAAGTGAGTTCACCGAATATCCGGAATTACTTAAAGTATTAAAAGAATGGTCTCTACTCATGGAGCGTAATCAAAAAGCTGACTCGACCGATTAA
- a CDS encoding helix-turn-helix domain-containing protein codes for MQNTLNIRSIVEQELQQKGYNLSRFSQVSGMNRGTLSLILNGNPSKLPSIPQMDKIAEALGYEQGWLYELYLEECFDREVPHWRRLKNFLYRCIQLDKEELIDKALHRLMEDCSQTAAVFDAAEEWYEEGYRQVLLPFYRYVTVNEKYRHAERLAISHYRIFRLSQSENFENNLRAAITFEPYRHELPVGFRLDGLLKLINVYYNQHMWEKAEFFADELRELSSYVYENRLHISNDIEDEKGLKTERHLVVYYGQGYLMKGNALFLQERYNEALKYIQKYEDLSWFEGLYEDGKKEVNKLSSFARANFLAINLLSGNKESLSEYLELLRNDVNEMLPGLLFVIDAANKYDFAIDCIIEEFLGEVVKMEQDLQTKNGYYQSDMSMERYISLYKKLAIYFFKEHSYNKAIDNIIKCISLSVRANSKKDLISCVSLFELYRRYATDFQLEKYHQFMKEVLRIEEAYISKIIDSSNG; via the coding sequence ATGCAGAACACGCTTAATATTCGTTCCATTGTAGAGCAGGAACTCCAGCAAAAAGGATATAATCTAAGCCGCTTTAGCCAGGTATCCGGCATGAATCGGGGAACACTCAGCCTAATTCTTAATGGAAACCCTTCCAAGCTGCCTTCTATTCCCCAGATGGACAAGATCGCCGAAGCGCTAGGCTATGAGCAAGGATGGCTGTATGAACTATACCTGGAAGAGTGCTTTGACCGGGAAGTCCCTCACTGGCGGCGACTCAAGAATTTCCTGTACCGCTGTATTCAGTTGGACAAAGAAGAACTCATCGACAAGGCACTTCATCGCCTGATGGAAGATTGCAGCCAGACGGCCGCTGTATTTGATGCTGCCGAAGAATGGTATGAAGAAGGCTATCGGCAGGTACTGCTACCTTTCTATCGTTATGTTACTGTAAACGAGAAATACCGTCATGCGGAACGTCTGGCTATTAGCCATTATCGCATCTTCCGTCTGAGCCAAAGCGAGAACTTTGAAAACAATCTTCGTGCAGCGATCACCTTTGAACCGTATCGGCATGAATTGCCTGTGGGTTTTCGATTGGATGGTTTATTGAAGCTTATAAATGTTTATTACAATCAACATATGTGGGAAAAGGCAGAATTTTTTGCAGATGAGTTACGGGAATTATCAAGCTATGTTTATGAGAATAGGCTTCATATAAGCAATGATATAGAGGATGAGAAAGGCTTAAAAACAGAGCGTCATCTTGTTGTATATTATGGACAAGGTTATCTTATGAAAGGTAATGCTCTATTCTTACAAGAACGTTATAATGAAGCTTTAAAATACATTCAAAAATATGAAGATTTAAGTTGGTTTGAAGGTCTATACGAAGATGGCAAAAAAGAAGTGAATAAATTATCAAGTTTCGCCAGAGCTAATTTTCTGGCCATAAATCTTTTGAGTGGAAATAAAGAAAGTCTTTCTGAATACTTAGAATTACTCAGAAATGATGTTAATGAAATGCTACCAGGTTTACTATTTGTTATAGATGCAGCAAACAAATATGATTTTGCAATTGATTGTATTATTGAAGAATTTTTAGGTGAAGTAGTGAAAATGGAACAAGATCTTCAAACAAAAAATGGTTATTACCAAAGTGATATGAGTATGGAAAGGTATATAAGTTTATATAAAAAACTGGCTATTTATTTCTTTAAAGAGCATAGCTATAATAAAGCTATAGATAATATTATTAAATGTATATCCTTAAGTGTAAGAGCTAATAGCAAAAAAGATTTAATATCTTGCGTCTCACTGTTTGAATTATACAGACGGTACGCAACCGACTTCCAATTAGAGAAGTACCATCAATTTATGAAAGAGGTGTTAAGAATTGAAGAAGCGTATATTAGCAAGATTATTGACTCCTCAAATGGTTAG